DNA from Chloracidobacterium sp.:
ATGCCGGCGGCATGATCGGCCATCCGTTCCAGGTCGCTGATGATGTTCATGGCGGCCACGATGAAGCGCAGGTCGGTCGCCATCGGCTGCTGAGTGGCAATCAGGCGGATGCATTGCTCTTCGATGGCGAAGCGCAGGTCGTTGATCTTGGCGTCGTCGGCTACGACGCGGCGGGCCAATTCCAGGTCTCGCTCTTCTAAGGACTGCATGCCGAGAGCAATGGCCGTGTCGAGCATGGCGCCCATGCGCAGCAGATTGTCCTGCAGAGCGCGCAGCTCCTGGTCAAAGTGTGTGCGAGTTGAGGCGGCCATGAAAATCTCCTCATCCATCTACGCGCAACGGCAGCAGCCTGCCGTCGGCGGCTGTCTCGACTTGGGCAAAGACTTCGATTTGCCCAACGAGCGGTGTGGTGCGCAACCGCTCCCGCAATAATGTCTCGATGTGCGTCAGCCCGGCCGACTGTGTCAGGCGCAACTGCACTCGCACAGGCCGGCTCGCGCCGCGATGCAGGGTATCCGTGTTTGTTCGGTTTGTCGGGGTTGACGGTTCTGCGGTGTATGGCGAC
Protein-coding regions in this window:
- a CDS encoding phosphate transport system regulatory protein PhoU, with the translated sequence MDEEIFMAASTRTHFDQELRALQDNLLRMGAMLDTAIALGMQSLEERDLELARRVVADDAKINDLRFAIEEQCIRLIATQQPMATDLRFIVAAMNIISDLERMADHAAG